In the genome of Chryseobacterium oryzae, one region contains:
- the paaA gene encoding 1,2-phenylacetyl-CoA epoxidase subunit PaaA — protein MDLEKFVQYVHDENKVEPKDVMPDDYRKLLVRQISQHAHSEIVGMLPEANWISRAPSLRRKMALLAKVQDEAGHGLYLYSATETLGDGSIKADRDATYEDMLEGKAKYSSIFNYPTLSWADIGAIGWLVDGAAIMNQVMLMGNSYGPYSRAMVKICKEESFHQRQGYEILMALCRGTKQQKEMAQASLNRFWWPALMMFGPNDDSSPNSKISMNYRVKRESNDSLRQRFIDVTVSQAEFLGLTIPDKDLKWNEERQHYDFGELPWDEFMEILKGNGPANKKRIETKRKAQRENSWVKEAAAAFAEKQEKISI, from the coding sequence ATGGATTTAGAAAAATTTGTACAATACGTACACGACGAAAATAAAGTAGAACCAAAAGATGTAATGCCCGATGATTACAGAAAACTATTGGTTCGACAGATTTCTCAGCACGCACATTCTGAAATTGTGGGAATGTTGCCAGAAGCCAACTGGATTTCCAGAGCACCTTCACTGAGAAGAAAAATGGCGCTGTTGGCTAAAGTTCAGGATGAAGCAGGTCACGGTTTGTACTTGTATTCTGCAACAGAGACTTTAGGAGACGGAAGCATTAAAGCAGACAGAGATGCAACTTACGAAGACATGTTGGAAGGTAAAGCAAAATATTCAAGTATTTTCAATTATCCGACATTGAGTTGGGCAGATATCGGTGCAATTGGTTGGTTGGTTGATGGAGCAGCAATCATGAATCAGGTAATGTTGATGGGGAATTCTTATGGCCCTTATTCAAGAGCGATGGTGAAAATCTGTAAAGAAGAATCTTTCCACCAAAGACAGGGATATGAGATCTTAATGGCATTGTGCCGTGGTACAAAACAGCAGAAAGAAATGGCTCAGGCTTCTTTAAACCGTTTCTGGTGGCCCGCTTTGATGATGTTCGGACCAAATGACGACAGTTCGCCGAACTCTAAAATTTCTATGAATTATAGAGTGAAAAGAGAAAGTAACGACAGCCTTCGTCAGAGATTTATTGACGTTACGGTTTCTCAGGCTGAATTCTTAGGATTAACCATTCCGGACAAAGATCTGAAATGGAATGAGGAAAGACAACATTACGATTTCGGAGAACTTCCTTGGGATGAATTCATGGAAATCTTAAAAGGAAATGGCCCAGCCAACAAAAAGCGTATCGAAACCAAAAGAAAAGCTCAAAGAGAAAATTCTTGGGTAAAGGAAGCGGCAGCGGCTTTTGCGGAAAAACAGGAAAAAATTTCAATATAA
- a CDS encoding alkaline phosphatase family protein, producing the protein MQYFLIVFSLFICQLFSAQNIPSDTAQIIVPNRYNSAEAMQKPYVIMISTDGFRYDYAKKYNAQNLIKYANGGVQAKAMLPSFPSITFPNHWSLITGLYPSHHGLIDNYFYDYKRKEGYAMNKKENAEDGSWYGGVPLWALAEKQGTLSASLQWVGSASNAGGIRPSYYYPYHEKFSPSEKVTKVIKWLQLPEEQRPHFIALYFPDVDAAGHHFGPDSKETERAVHLVDDAIGELVQKVNQLGLKNVNFIFLSDHGMIKVNGDKPLEIPDILLDKGKFDIYNSQTLLRVYVKNSDEVKSTYKYLKANKTESYEVYLDKKLPKYLHFRTKDDRFGRIGQIVLVPKAPEIFLEKGKKTSVGKHGYDPRSVPEMKATFFAWGNQFKNNTVIDEFENVNVYPVVAEILGLKIEQPIDGKLRHIKKILR; encoded by the coding sequence ATGCAATACTTTCTTATAGTTTTCAGTCTGTTTATTTGTCAATTATTTTCTGCACAGAATATTCCTTCAGATACCGCTCAAATCATTGTTCCAAACCGCTACAATAGTGCTGAAGCAATGCAAAAACCGTATGTGATTATGATTTCCACAGACGGATTTCGATACGATTACGCAAAGAAATACAATGCTCAGAATCTTATAAAATATGCAAACGGAGGAGTTCAGGCAAAGGCAATGCTTCCGAGTTTTCCTAGTATTACATTTCCCAATCATTGGAGTTTAATTACCGGGCTTTATCCTTCCCATCATGGTTTAATCGATAATTATTTTTATGATTACAAAAGAAAAGAAGGGTATGCCATGAATAAAAAAGAGAACGCCGAAGACGGAAGTTGGTACGGTGGAGTTCCGCTTTGGGCACTGGCAGAAAAGCAGGGAACTTTATCTGCATCTTTACAATGGGTAGGTTCAGCAAGTAATGCGGGTGGAATAAGACCTAGCTATTATTATCCGTATCATGAAAAATTTTCACCTTCAGAAAAAGTAACTAAAGTAATTAAATGGCTTCAGCTTCCGGAGGAACAAAGACCCCATTTTATTGCACTGTATTTTCCGGATGTAGATGCTGCGGGGCATCATTTCGGTCCAGATTCCAAGGAAACTGAAAGAGCAGTGCATCTGGTTGATGATGCAATAGGTGAACTGGTACAAAAAGTTAATCAGTTAGGTTTGAAAAATGTGAACTTTATATTTCTGTCCGACCACGGAATGATTAAAGTGAACGGCGATAAACCACTCGAAATTCCTGATATTCTTCTGGATAAAGGTAAATTCGATATCTATAATTCTCAGACTTTATTAAGAGTATATGTTAAAAATTCTGATGAGGTAAAAAGTACGTATAAGTATTTAAAAGCAAATAAAACAGAGAGTTACGAAGTGTATTTGGATAAAAAACTACCCAAGTATCTTCATTTCCGAACAAAAGATGACCGATTTGGGAGAATCGGGCAAATAGTTTTAGTTCCTAAAGCACCAGAAATATTTCTTGAAAAAGGCAAAAAAACATCTGTTGGAAAACATGGTTACGATCCTAGGTCTGTTCCGGAAATGAAAGCCACTTTTTTTGCATGGGGAAATCAGTTCAAAAATAATACAGTTATTGATGAATTTGAGAACGTAAATGTCTATCCCGTAGTTGCAGAAATTCTTGGTTTGAAAATTGAACAGCCTATTGACGGAAAATTACGTCATATAAAGAAAATTTTACGCTAA
- a CDS encoding enoyl-CoA hydratase/isomerase family protein, with translation MYTQLDIETHFEGKLKIAYLNQPDTMNALTKPSLTELKEFVNECSNDPIVRCVAISGRGRAFCSGQNLDDAFVQGNDHQDHDIIRKIVTDYYNPLVLEITRCKKPVVALVNGPAVGAGAMLALICDFVLANNKSYFAQAFSNIGLIPDTGGTYFLPKLLGRQLANYLAFTGKKLSAEESKSYGLVAEVFSEEEFNSKSMEILEKVSNMPTIGLKLTKKAFANSYNNTLKEQLELEGDLQQKAAETEDFKEGVTAFLEKRKPNYKGK, from the coding sequence ATGTACACACAACTTGACATCGAAACCCACTTTGAGGGAAAGCTAAAAATTGCTTATCTCAATCAGCCAGATACCATGAATGCCTTAACTAAGCCTTCGTTAACAGAGTTAAAGGAATTTGTAAATGAATGCAGTAATGATCCCATAGTAAGATGTGTTGCGATTTCAGGAAGAGGAAGAGCGTTTTGTTCGGGTCAGAATCTGGATGATGCTTTTGTTCAGGGAAATGATCATCAGGATCACGATATTATCCGAAAAATTGTGACTGATTATTATAATCCTTTGGTGCTTGAAATTACACGTTGCAAAAAACCTGTTGTTGCATTGGTAAATGGTCCGGCTGTAGGAGCAGGAGCGATGTTAGCATTGATTTGCGACTTTGTTTTAGCCAATAATAAATCATATTTTGCTCAGGCATTTTCAAATATTGGGTTAATTCCTGATACTGGTGGAACCTATTTCTTGCCTAAATTATTAGGAAGACAATTGGCTAATTATTTAGCATTTACGGGTAAAAAATTATCGGCTGAAGAATCAAAATCTTATGGTTTGGTAGCAGAAGTTTTCAGCGAAGAAGAATTCAATTCAAAATCTATGGAAATTTTGGAGAAAGTATCTAATATGCCTACAATAGGCTTAAAACTAACCAAAAAAGCTTTTGCTAACTCTTACAATAATACTTTAAAAGAACAGCTTGAATTGGAAGGAGATTTACAGCAAAAAGCTGCAGAAACAGAAGATTTTAAAGAAGGTGTAACTGCCTTTTTAGAAAAAAGAAAACCTAATTATAAAGGAAAATAA
- a CDS encoding carboxylesterase family protein, giving the protein MKDHPNSVYTFHTSLGNILAFQEDHVLKIKNIRYARSERFKMPVPQKDNNPEQLLHKTPVCPQKVSPFLDRLIQKTNIDDFQPDESPQYLTITRPENVSTEDKLPVIVWIHGGSYEVGCGNLPTSDPSVWVKEQHVMVVSVSYRLGLFGFLGGTEDRPANLGLFDIIEALKWIQAHISNFGGDKDNVTLFGQSSGGDAIAHLMISEGVKGLFHRAIIQSAPLGFRKKRQKMSQEFFQNTDFLKDEKDPLTMVEKYDSYLPSFRKYGLKTAMPFCSQYGFPPLCTEEESVDLWKKNASKYDVLVGYNQDETAFYIKTAEKGFYTYLHKKILDKMVSVTTNSIYANPINNFAENLASGGGNVYQFVLSSITQNHSIGASHCVDLPLIFSNESAWKNSVLLKDTPWSNIHLSGKKIRALWAEFAKTGKISNDSERPEILKVNKVSSNH; this is encoded by the coding sequence ATGAAAGACCATCCAAACAGTGTTTATACATTTCATACTTCTCTTGGGAACATTCTTGCCTTTCAGGAAGATCATGTTTTAAAAATTAAAAATATTCGTTACGCACGTTCCGAAAGGTTCAAAATGCCTGTTCCCCAGAAAGATAACAATCCGGAACAGCTTTTACATAAAACTCCGGTTTGTCCTCAAAAAGTAAGCCCTTTTTTAGACCGCTTAATTCAGAAAACCAATATAGATGACTTTCAACCTGACGAATCGCCTCAATATCTCACCATTACCCGCCCCGAAAATGTATCCACAGAAGATAAATTGCCTGTAATTGTTTGGATCCACGGTGGTTCTTATGAAGTAGGATGTGGGAATTTGCCAACTTCTGATCCTTCGGTTTGGGTGAAAGAACAACACGTTATGGTGGTTTCTGTTTCCTATCGGTTAGGTCTTTTTGGTTTCTTGGGCGGAACTGAAGACCGACCTGCAAATTTAGGTTTGTTTGATATCATTGAAGCATTGAAATGGATTCAAGCCCATATTTCAAATTTTGGAGGAGATAAAGATAATGTTACACTTTTCGGGCAGTCTTCCGGTGGAGATGCTATTGCTCATCTTATGATTTCTGAAGGCGTTAAAGGTTTGTTTCATCGGGCAATTATTCAAAGTGCTCCGCTTGGTTTCAGAAAAAAAAGACAGAAAATGTCACAGGAATTTTTTCAGAATACAGATTTTTTGAAAGATGAAAAAGATCCTCTAACCATGGTGGAAAAATATGATAGTTATTTGCCGTCATTTAGAAAATATGGCTTAAAAACTGCGATGCCTTTCTGTAGTCAGTATGGTTTTCCTCCATTGTGTACAGAAGAGGAAAGTGTAGATTTATGGAAAAAAAATGCTTCAAAATATGATGTTTTGGTTGGATATAATCAAGACGAAACAGCATTTTACATTAAAACAGCAGAAAAAGGCTTTTACACTTATCTTCATAAGAAAATTTTGGATAAAATGGTAAGTGTAACTACCAATTCAATTTACGCAAATCCTATTAATAATTTTGCTGAAAATCTGGCTAGTGGCGGAGGTAATGTTTATCAATTTGTTTTGAGTTCAATTACCCAAAATCACAGTATTGGAGCTTCGCACTGTGTAGATTTGCCTCTTATTTTTTCTAATGAATCTGCTTGGAAGAATTCAGTGCTTCTTAAAGATACTCCTTGGAGCAATATTCATCTTTCAGGGAAAAAAATTCGTGCTTTATGGGCAGAGTTTGCAAAGACAGGAAAAATATCTAATGATTCTGAAAGACCTGAAATTTTGAAAGTTAACAAGGTGAGCTCCAATCATTAA
- the paaC gene encoding 1,2-phenylacetyl-CoA epoxidase subunit PaaC: MNPLYNYLLKLADDSFIMGQRLSAWCGEGPYLEEDIALTNIALDELGQANNFYVYASRVIDNGKSEDDLAFLRYEHEYLNAHWTELPNEDYAQTILKVYVFAVYQKLMYEALSNSANEELSAIAQKSLKEVRYHYTHAASWMKIFAQGTEESKSRLVKAIENIWEYTKGLFAKTEGEDDLVALNIAPNSDALYEEFVAITQKDFADFKLEYPTNPFMQPKSRTGYHTEYFGFILCELQYMQRAYPGCTW, from the coding sequence ATGAACCCATTATATAATTATTTATTAAAATTGGCAGACGACAGTTTCATTATGGGACAGCGTTTGTCTGCGTGGTGCGGTGAAGGTCCTTATTTAGAGGAAGATATTGCATTAACGAATATTGCGTTGGATGAACTTGGTCAGGCAAACAACTTTTATGTTTATGCTTCAAGAGTGATCGATAACGGAAAAAGTGAAGATGATTTAGCATTTTTAAGATATGAACACGAATACTTAAACGCACACTGGACAGAACTTCCCAACGAAGATTATGCACAGACCATTTTAAAGGTTTACGTTTTCGCTGTATATCAGAAATTGATGTATGAAGCCTTGTCAAATTCTGCCAATGAAGAACTTTCTGCCATCGCCCAAAAATCTTTAAAAGAAGTAAGATATCACTATACTCACGCTGCGTCTTGGATGAAGATTTTCGCTCAGGGAACAGAGGAGAGTAAAAGTCGTTTGGTAAAAGCGATTGAAAATATCTGGGAATATACCAAAGGTTTATTCGCAAAAACAGAAGGAGAAGATGATTTGGTTGCTTTAAATATTGCTCCGAATTCAGATGCTCTTTACGAAGAATTTGTTGCGATTACACAGAAAGATTTTGCGGATTTCAAATTAGAATACCCTACAAATCCTTTCATGCAGCCAAAATCAAGAACAGGATATCATACAGAATATTTCGGATTTATCCTTTGTGAATTGCAGTATATGCAGAGAGCGTACCCGGGTTGTACGTGGTAA
- the paaB gene encoding 1,2-phenylacetyl-CoA epoxidase subunit PaaB, producing MANLDMWEVFIQTKPGLSHKHVGIVQAPTAEMALQNARDVYTRRKEGTSVWVVPSKYIVTSEGVDKEAFFDPADDKLYRHPTFYEIPNDVKNM from the coding sequence ATGGCAAATTTAGATATGTGGGAAGTGTTTATTCAGACTAAACCGGGATTATCTCACAAACATGTAGGAATTGTACAGGCACCCACAGCAGAAATGGCTTTGCAGAACGCAAGAGATGTTTATACAAGAAGAAAAGAGGGAACTTCTGTTTGGGTAGTTCCAAGTAAATATATCGTGACTTCGGAAGGGGTGGATAAAGAAGCATTCTTCGATCCGGCTGATGACAAGTTGTACCGTCATCCGACTTTCTACGAGATTCCAAACGATGTGAAAAATATGTAA
- a CDS encoding 2Fe-2S iron-sulfur cluster-binding protein: MNSFYKLKTVKVQKDTNDAVNVAVEIPEDLKDKFRFKQGQYLNFRMMINGNEERRSYSICNAPSEKSNTLEVLVKLLENGKVSGYFNEHLHMDEILEVMPPMGGFNTSYHPTNVKTYVGLAAGSGISPVLSNIKESLYQEPNSNAYLFYSNRRMNHVMKKAEIDKLVETFNGRLKVVYLVSREKHEDPIFEGRISPEKLDQLFERYADIDVKESTFFICGPSEMIKGIADYLKKDKKVPAIQVLFEYFTAPDEENTEEMSDEFKAIANIESMVTVIIDDDEYSFHLNSKKESILDKALKDNLPVPFACKGGVCCTCKAEVLEGEVFMEKNYALTEEEVARGYVLTCQCHPTTNVVMLNYDV; this comes from the coding sequence ATGAATTCATTTTATAAACTTAAAACTGTAAAAGTTCAGAAAGATACCAACGATGCTGTAAATGTAGCCGTTGAAATTCCTGAAGATCTGAAAGATAAATTCAGGTTCAAACAGGGGCAGTATCTTAATTTCCGAATGATGATTAACGGAAATGAGGAAAGGCGTTCTTATTCCATCTGCAATGCTCCGAGTGAAAAAAGCAACACACTGGAAGTTTTGGTAAAATTACTCGAAAACGGAAAGGTTTCTGGGTATTTCAACGAACATCTTCACATGGACGAAATCCTTGAAGTAATGCCTCCAATGGGAGGTTTCAATACTTCGTATCACCCAACAAATGTAAAAACTTACGTTGGTTTGGCTGCTGGAAGCGGAATTTCTCCAGTTTTATCGAATATTAAGGAAAGTCTTTATCAGGAACCGAATTCAAATGCTTATTTGTTCTACAGCAACAGAAGAATGAATCATGTAATGAAAAAAGCTGAAATCGATAAACTGGTTGAAACTTTTAATGGAAGACTGAAAGTTGTCTATTTAGTAAGCCGTGAGAAACATGAAGATCCGATTTTTGAAGGAAGAATTTCTCCTGAAAAATTAGATCAGTTGTTCGAAAGGTACGCAGATATTGATGTGAAAGAATCAACATTCTTCATTTGCGGACCTTCGGAAATGATCAAAGGAATTGCAGATTATTTAAAGAAAGATAAAAAAGTACCGGCAATTCAGGTATTATTTGAATATTTCACCGCTCCGGATGAAGAAAATACGGAGGAAATGAGCGATGAATTCAAAGCTATTGCCAATATCGAAAGTATGGTAACGGTTATCATCGATGATGATGAATATTCGTTCCACTTGAATTCAAAAAAAGAGAGTATCTTAGATAAAGCATTGAAAGACAATCTTCCTGTGCCTTTCGCTTGTAAAGGAGGAGTTTGTTGTACGTGTAAAGCCGAAGTTTTGGAAGGTGAAGTTTTCATGGAAAAAAACTACGCGCTTACCGAAGAAGAAGTAGCCAGAGGTTATGTTCTTACCTGTCAATGTCACCCGACAACGAATGTGGTGATGCTTAATTATGATGTTTAA
- a CDS encoding phenylacetate--CoA ligase family protein produces MDFSVEYLKLDQLRQLQSERLAKLVDYLGEKSEFYRRKFNESGISPQDIRSIEDITKLPITYKQDLRDNYPFGLFTVPKNELQRIHCSSGTTGRPTVVGYAKEDVDLFSEVVARSLNAAGAKPGMQLHNAYGYGIFTGGLGLHYGAEKLGMSVLPISGGMTSRQVDLIMDFQPEVLCCSPSYALTIADEFSKRGISAEEISLKYAVLGSEPWTEIIRQHIEERLGVHATNIYGLSEIIGPGVSMEDFEEKGGAYIWEDHFYPEILDPVTKEPVPFGEEGVLVITTLTKKAMPLLRYWTNDITSLYYDESGKRTMVKMKPILGRADDMLIVRGVNVYPSQIEEAFSHVDGVVPNYYLTPIEKEQMCVALDIDVEIDNDFVGAKKLEINTDDYAIFVGNFGKSIENEIKKRVGITTKVKIHAQDSLPKCEGGKINRILKK; encoded by the coding sequence ATGGATTTTTCAGTTGAATATTTAAAGCTCGACCAATTGAGACAGCTTCAATCTGAGCGATTGGCTAAATTGGTAGACTATCTTGGAGAGAAGTCGGAATTTTATAGAAGGAAATTTAATGAATCAGGAATATCTCCACAAGATATAAGGTCGATTGAAGATATTACGAAACTTCCAATTACTTACAAGCAAGATTTAAGAGATAATTATCCGTTCGGATTGTTTACGGTTCCTAAAAATGAACTTCAGAGAATTCACTGTTCTAGCGGAACAACGGGAAGACCGACAGTTGTAGGCTATGCAAAAGAAGATGTCGATTTATTCAGTGAAGTGGTGGCGAGATCTTTAAACGCAGCAGGAGCAAAACCGGGAATGCAGTTGCATAATGCTTATGGTTATGGTATTTTCACCGGTGGGCTCGGACTTCATTACGGAGCGGAAAAATTAGGGATGAGCGTTCTTCCTATTTCGGGTGGAATGACATCAAGGCAGGTTGATTTAATTATGGATTTTCAGCCGGAAGTTCTCTGTTGTTCGCCTTCTTATGCTCTTACAATCGCTGATGAATTTTCAAAACGTGGAATTTCTGCAGAAGAGATCAGTTTAAAATATGCCGTTTTAGGTTCAGAACCGTGGACGGAAATCATCAGACAACATATTGAAGAAAGATTGGGCGTGCATGCAACCAATATTTATGGTTTAAGCGAAATTATTGGTCCGGGAGTTTCGATGGAGGATTTTGAGGAAAAAGGTGGAGCTTATATTTGGGAAGATCATTTTTATCCTGAAATTTTAGATCCAGTTACCAAAGAACCTGTTCCATTCGGTGAAGAAGGCGTTTTGGTGATTACAACTTTAACGAAGAAAGCCATGCCGCTTTTACGCTACTGGACAAACGATATCACAAGTCTGTATTATGATGAAAGCGGAAAAAGGACTATGGTTAAAATGAAACCAATTCTTGGAAGGGCCGATGATATGCTGATTGTAAGAGGCGTGAATGTGTATCCAAGCCAGATTGAAGAAGCGTTTTCTCATGTGGACGGAGTGGTTCCGAATTATTATTTAACGCCAATTGAAAAAGAACAGATGTGTGTGGCACTCGATATTGATGTTGAAATTGATAATGATTTTGTAGGAGCAAAAAAACTTGAAATTAATACCGATGATTATGCTATTTTTGTCGGAAACTTTGGGAAAAGCATCGAAAACGAAATTAAAAAAAGAGTAGGAATTACTACGAAAGTTAAAATTCACGCTCAGGACAGTCTTCCAAAATGCGAAGGCGGAAAAATTAACAGAATACTTAAAAAATAA
- the paaD gene encoding 1,2-phenylacetyl-CoA epoxidase subunit PaaD: MKNPLEILELVPDPEIPVINIVELGIVREAKVTSENSCEVTITPTYSACPAMFTIEEDIIKIMKENGWDAKVVTKMFPIWTTDWITDEAREKLRVYGITPPEKGADEHHIGKPKKCPRCGSMNSKQISRFGSTLCKASYQCLDCLEPFDYFKCH, translated from the coding sequence TTGAAAAATCCTTTAGAAATATTAGAACTCGTTCCCGATCCGGAAATTCCGGTAATCAATATTGTGGAATTGGGTATTGTAAGAGAAGCCAAAGTTACCAGCGAGAATTCTTGTGAAGTAACCATTACGCCTACTTATTCTGCCTGTCCCGCTATGTTTACCATTGAGGAAGACATCATAAAAATTATGAAAGAGAATGGTTGGGATGCAAAAGTAGTTACCAAAATGTTTCCCATTTGGACGACGGATTGGATTACGGATGAAGCCAGAGAAAAACTTCGTGTTTACGGAATCACACCTCCTGAAAAAGGTGCAGACGAACATCATATCGGGAAACCGAAGAAATGCCCGCGTTGTGGTTCTATGAATTCAAAACAGATCAGCAGATTCGGATCTACTTTATGTAAAGCTTCATATCAATGCCTAGACTGTTTAGAGCCATTTGATTATTTTAAATGTCACTAG
- a CDS encoding 3-hydroxyacyl-CoA dehydrogenase NAD-binding domain-containing protein encodes MKNVGIIGAGTMGIGIAQVAATNGCKVWVYDANAKQVETATVGLEKTLTKLVDKQKISAEKMTEILANISIATELKDFKECELIIEAIIENKEIKTKVFTELENHVSETCVIGSNTSSISITSLGAELQKPERFIGIHFFNPAPLMPLVEVIPSLLTEKFLAEKIYSLMKDWGKTPVIAKDIPGFIVNRIARPYYGEALRIVEENIATVEQVDDAMKTIGNFKMGPFELMDLIGVDVNFSVTKTVYNEYFYDPKYKPSLLQQRMLEAKLHGRKTGKGFYDYSDKNQESRTKSQEFEKNDELYQQIFLRIISMLINEAVEAKRLGVANDEDLELAMQKGVNYPKGLLAWGKEIGYAKISETLQNLYEEYQEERYRQSPLLRKM; translated from the coding sequence ATGAAAAATGTAGGAATCATCGGTGCCGGAACCATGGGAATAGGCATTGCACAAGTGGCCGCAACCAACGGATGCAAAGTTTGGGTTTATGACGCCAATGCAAAACAAGTAGAAACGGCAACTGTAGGTTTGGAAAAAACATTAACCAAACTGGTTGATAAACAAAAAATTTCGGCAGAAAAAATGACTGAAATTTTAGCCAATATCTCCATTGCTACAGAATTGAAAGACTTCAAAGAATGTGAACTCATCATTGAGGCCATCATCGAAAATAAAGAAATCAAAACCAAAGTATTTACAGAACTGGAAAACCACGTTTCTGAAACTTGTGTAATCGGTTCCAACACATCATCTATTTCCATCACCTCTCTCGGTGCGGAATTACAAAAACCGGAGCGTTTCATCGGAATCCACTTCTTCAATCCGGCTCCATTGATGCCTTTGGTTGAGGTTATTCCTTCTTTATTAACAGAAAAATTTTTAGCCGAAAAAATATACAGTTTGATGAAAGACTGGGGCAAAACTCCGGTTATTGCTAAAGATATTCCGGGATTTATCGTGAACAGAATTGCACGCCCATATTATGGTGAAGCACTGAGAATTGTTGAGGAAAATATCGCAACAGTAGAACAGGTTGATGATGCGATGAAAACAATTGGAAACTTTAAAATGGGACCTTTTGAACTGATGGATCTTATTGGAGTAGATGTTAATTTCTCCGTAACAAAAACGGTTTACAACGAATATTTTTACGATCCGAAATACAAACCGTCCCTCCTTCAGCAAAGAATGTTGGAAGCCAAACTTCACGGCAGAAAAACAGGAAAAGGGTTTTATGATTATTCTGATAAGAACCAAGAGTCAAGAACCAAGAGTCAAGAGTTTGAAAAGAATGATGAATTATATCAACAAATATTCTTGAGAATTATTTCTATGTTGATAAATGAAGCGGTAGAAGCAAAAAGATTAGGTGTTGCCAACGACGAAGATTTGGAATTAGCAATGCAGAAAGGAGTAAATTATCCCAAAGGATTATTGGCTTGGGGAAAAGAAATCGGATATGCGAAAATCTCTGAAACCCTTCAAAATCTTTACGAAGAATATCAGGAGGAAAGGTATAGACAAAGCCCATTACTTCGTAAAATGTAA